The proteins below are encoded in one region of Planctopirus limnophila DSM 3776:
- a CDS encoding carboxylesterase family protein: MLKEWHRKICCGLPLVLLNAMMFVALGHVKSALAADAIDFSKTPAAGEQVAQKLVLENLPAQAIQYWIYLPKNYTASDTSKKWPVMLFLHGAGESGSDLEKVKKHGPPKLVGTLPELEQFIVVSPQATETQRPVFERWDAGELLALVEHILKTTHSDKDRVYLTGLSMGGFGSWRLAAKQPTLFAAVVPICGGGKAEYAESLKSLPIWTFHGDADSVVPLKATTEMVEAIRAAGGQPKLTVYPGVGHDSWTTTYNNPELYKWLLEQHR; this comes from the coding sequence ATGTTGAAAGAATGGCACAGAAAGATTTGCTGCGGGCTCCCTCTGGTGTTACTTAATGCCATGATGTTTGTGGCTTTAGGACATGTGAAATCGGCCCTGGCCGCCGATGCGATTGATTTTTCCAAAACACCCGCAGCAGGGGAACAGGTCGCGCAGAAGCTGGTTCTTGAAAATCTGCCAGCACAGGCCATTCAATATTGGATTTATCTGCCCAAGAATTACACCGCCAGCGACACTTCGAAAAAGTGGCCCGTGATGCTGTTCTTGCATGGCGCTGGGGAAAGTGGTTCTGATCTGGAGAAGGTCAAAAAGCATGGCCCCCCCAAGCTCGTGGGAACCTTGCCTGAACTCGAACAATTCATCGTGGTTTCACCTCAAGCCACGGAAACACAGCGGCCTGTGTTTGAGCGATGGGATGCTGGTGAATTGCTGGCTTTGGTTGAGCACATTCTCAAGACCACACATTCAGACAAAGATCGCGTTTATCTCACAGGGCTGAGCATGGGTGGTTTTGGTTCATGGCGACTGGCAGCAAAACAACCGACGCTGTTTGCAGCCGTCGTGCCTATTTGTGGAGGTGGGAAGGCCGAGTATGCAGAATCATTGAAATCGCTTCCCATCTGGACGTTTCATGGTGATGCAGATTCCGTCGTACCACTCAAAGCAACCACAGAGATGGTGGAGGCGATTCGTGCTGCCGGTGGCCAGCCAAAGTTGACCGTCTATCCAGGTGTCGGCCATGACAGCTGGACGACCACTTACAACAACCCTGAACTTTACAAGTGGCTCCTCGAACAGCACCGCTGA
- a CDS encoding 4a-hydroxytetrahydrobiopterin dehydratase, with product MSDRQQFTTTSPACELASNKSVLAESLLAKKCLPCEGGIPRLEPAEIATHLLLVPGWQVSGDNKLISRSWRARNFVSAMEQLNALAELAEAEQHHPDLHLTSYRHIRVDLWTHAIDGLSENDFILAAKINQWLQKQSIT from the coding sequence ATGTCCGATCGCCAGCAATTCACGACAACATCTCCGGCATGTGAACTCGCCTCAAACAAATCCGTTCTGGCGGAATCGCTGCTGGCGAAAAAATGCCTCCCCTGTGAAGGAGGCATTCCTCGACTGGAACCTGCTGAGATTGCCACCCATTTGCTGCTTGTACCGGGCTGGCAGGTCTCGGGTGACAACAAGCTGATCAGTCGCTCGTGGCGAGCCCGCAACTTTGTCTCGGCGATGGAGCAACTGAATGCGCTGGCCGAATTGGCCGAGGCTGAGCAACATCACCCTGATCTGCACCTGACGAGCTATCGTCACATCCGTGTCGATCTCTGGACGCATGCGATTGATGGGCTTTCCGAGAACGACTTTATTCTGGCAGCAAAAATCAATCAGTGGCTGCAGAAGCAATCGATCACCTAA
- a CDS encoding transthyretin-like family protein: protein MSFFATGRKLLLCLCLIASAANTGCLGVSDAPALGLVSGTILMEGEPVSGVRVTFHPDQGRPAFGITNASGQYELTYIRETRGCKVGHCRVVLGSGEEGLDNTAAEGDGTAQFETAADEKGLPAKYTTASTLEAEVKPGKNVINFNLTK, encoded by the coding sequence ATGAGCTTCTTTGCCACTGGTCGCAAGCTCCTGTTGTGTTTGTGCCTAATCGCTTCTGCTGCGAATACGGGTTGCCTGGGTGTATCTGATGCTCCCGCTCTGGGACTCGTTTCTGGCACGATTCTCATGGAAGGCGAACCCGTCAGTGGTGTTCGAGTCACCTTTCATCCGGATCAGGGGCGACCGGCATTTGGAATCACCAATGCCAGTGGCCAGTACGAACTCACCTACATTCGGGAAACCCGTGGTTGTAAAGTGGGCCATTGCCGAGTGGTGCTAGGGTCAGGAGAAGAGGGGCTGGATAACACGGCTGCCGAAGGAGATGGCACAGCTCAGTTTGAAACAGCCGCCGATGAAAAAGGGTTACCGGCCAAGTACACCACGGCATCAACACTCGAGGCCGAAGTCAAACCCGGCAAGAACGTCATCAATTTTAATCTGACGAAATAG
- a CDS encoding DUF1559 domain-containing protein, with amino-acid sequence MRRRSGFTLIELLVVIAIIAVLIALLLPAVQQAREAARRTQCKNNLKQIGLALHNYHDVYQALPSGSIVLLNAAGTAYNGHGWTWHASLLPFIDQAPMYNEVQGVNGMGTEGGGVGDSKQDLVGKAPLTVFWCPSQPDVTLGVQKNGYAPSNYNANMGTLIGNDGDDCLSGGRTFATMTQAGGCMNCDGIFFISSSIRFRDVTDGLSNTIFISEVVDSGGDADRLGGGGSDRKHGFSGGADSNPPTEMSEYLIAAEGNDPINSYTEEAAGSYHTGGAHFLMGDGSVRFLSENMHMPTYQAISTRGKNETVGEF; translated from the coding sequence ATGCGACGCCGAAGTGGCTTTACTCTGATTGAGTTACTTGTGGTCATTGCGATCATCGCAGTTCTGATTGCACTCCTGCTCCCAGCTGTTCAGCAGGCTCGAGAAGCAGCCCGCAGAACTCAGTGCAAAAACAATCTCAAGCAGATCGGCCTGGCTCTGCACAACTATCACGATGTCTATCAGGCGCTTCCTTCCGGAAGCATTGTCCTGCTGAATGCCGCCGGGACGGCTTACAACGGTCACGGTTGGACGTGGCATGCCAGCCTGCTGCCGTTCATTGATCAGGCACCCATGTACAACGAAGTCCAGGGTGTGAATGGTATGGGGACTGAAGGTGGTGGCGTAGGCGATTCCAAGCAGGATCTGGTGGGTAAAGCACCATTAACGGTCTTCTGGTGTCCTTCGCAGCCCGATGTCACGCTGGGTGTTCAAAAGAATGGCTACGCACCATCCAACTACAATGCCAACATGGGAACATTGATTGGAAACGATGGCGACGACTGCCTGAGTGGTGGTCGCACATTCGCCACGATGACACAGGCCGGTGGCTGCATGAATTGCGATGGGATTTTCTTCATCAGCAGCAGCATTCGCTTCCGGGATGTCACCGATGGACTTTCCAACACGATCTTCATCAGTGAAGTGGTCGATTCGGGGGGAGATGCCGACAGGCTGGGCGGTGGTGGCAGTGACCGCAAGCATGGTTTTTCGGGTGGTGCCGACAGCAATCCTCCCACAGAAATGTCGGAATATCTGATTGCCGCCGAAGGTAACGACCCCATCAATTCCTACACCGAAGAAGCTGCCGGAAGTTATCACACCGGTGGTGCCCACTTTCTGATGGGTGATGGCAGTGTCCGTTTCCTTTCTGAAAACATGCACATGCCCACCTATCAGGCCATCAGCACCCGCGGCAAAAACGAAACTGTGGGTGAATTCTAA
- a CDS encoding DUF1501 domain-containing protein: MAISFSSRREFLKQAGLLTAWSLTLPQFVVQSRQALAHAPIEGLPDDRILVLVQLAGGNDGLNTLVPYGDDLYYKARPKLSVAQEDVLRIDDYCGFHSEMYALRELWEDGLLSLIQGVGYPNPDRSHFRSTEIWETASGSEKNIASGWIGRYFDSECSKAATPTLGVQLGERTAQTFAGDHPRVVTLSNPQLFQFSGGSAREDELAKVHVPSVSANSSLAFLQRTGNDVLSVSRQLSEKVRLQPTTRDYLPYQFSQTLRLVAKMIAAEVPTRVYYVSLPGFDHHATQKMRHAMLLQELSESLSSFVRDLKNLGHLDRTLIVTFSEFGRRVAENQSEGTDHGTANLMFMAGGTSRAGFHGTRSDLARLDDVGDLHHTTDFRSVYASILKDWLGANPASILDPSILPMAGILG, translated from the coding sequence ATGGCAATCTCTTTTTCCAGTCGACGCGAATTTCTGAAGCAGGCAGGACTGTTGACTGCCTGGAGTCTGACACTTCCGCAGTTTGTGGTGCAGTCACGCCAGGCGCTGGCTCATGCACCCATTGAGGGTTTGCCGGATGATCGCATCCTCGTGCTGGTTCAACTGGCTGGCGGGAACGATGGGCTTAACACACTCGTCCCCTACGGTGATGATCTGTATTACAAGGCACGTCCCAAGCTCTCTGTGGCGCAGGAAGACGTGCTCAGGATTGACGATTACTGTGGTTTCCATTCAGAAATGTACGCTCTGCGGGAGTTGTGGGAAGATGGCCTGCTCAGTCTGATTCAGGGTGTGGGATACCCGAATCCTGACCGCTCGCACTTTCGATCCACCGAAATCTGGGAGACGGCTTCGGGATCGGAGAAGAATATCGCCAGTGGCTGGATTGGCCGATACTTTGACAGCGAATGCTCAAAAGCGGCGACACCAACACTGGGTGTGCAGCTTGGCGAACGAACGGCACAAACCTTTGCCGGCGATCATCCGCGCGTTGTGACTCTCTCGAATCCTCAGCTCTTTCAGTTTTCCGGCGGATCAGCGCGAGAAGACGAGTTGGCCAAAGTTCATGTTCCCTCAGTGAGTGCGAATTCTTCTTTGGCATTTCTGCAGCGAACAGGGAACGACGTCCTGTCTGTTTCGAGACAGCTTTCCGAAAAGGTGAGGTTGCAGCCGACAACAAGGGATTACCTGCCCTATCAGTTTTCGCAGACACTCAGACTGGTGGCGAAAATGATTGCCGCAGAGGTTCCGACCAGGGTCTATTACGTATCACTGCCCGGGTTTGATCATCATGCCACACAGAAGATGCGTCATGCGATGCTGTTGCAGGAACTGAGTGAGAGCCTCTCAAGCTTTGTGCGCGATTTGAAAAACTTAGGGCATCTGGATCGCACACTGATTGTGACCTTTTCTGAGTTTGGCCGCCGTGTGGCCGAGAACCAGAGCGAAGGAACGGATCATGGGACGGCGAACCTCATGTTCATGGCGGGAGGAACTTCCCGAGCAGGGTTCCACGGAACGCGTTCCGATCTTGCCCGACTGGATGACGTGGGGGACTTACACCACACCACTGATTTCCGCAGCGTTTATGCCTCGATTCTCAAGGACTGGCTGGGAGCCAACCCCGCCAGCATCCTCGATCCGTCCATTCTGCCTATGGCAGGAATCCTTGGCTGA
- a CDS encoding DUF1800 domain-containing protein, with amino-acid sequence MPRNRVHEAQQSGWSSLAARHLLARTGFGFDLKHEEKLAALSREQAVDQLLEDAQKAPCPTPPEWVKTPWVNTERRYADTTAEEFRGKHGATNGRYAREIADLRRWWVNEMLTSLVPLREMMTLFWHSHFASSIGKVLISQAMYEQNATQRKHALGNFRQLLRAMTIDGAMMIYLDLEDSEKTQPNENYARELFELFALGHGHYTQADIREAARALSGWQLNAPPGTTLPQRPTNPADNRRFTRDGIVAELVVERHDSGTKTIFGKTGTFGLDEVIELTVNHPACGLFLAEKLASYFGLSDETGRVQQQMAEVFRSTGGEIAPMLRVLFTADEFYTDGSRNRLIKSPVVLWVSTCRQLQLDTTYTRGVNKYLAALGQELFEPPNVKGWPGGETWISAGTLALRYHLTDIVLESKEPPGMDPMGRDRGRPVMLPKDPAERARFLARMGGGMSEGEGMMAPRRGERETGPAYEVKFSPDKLFPAGLPDSSADLADQLLNRLLVDLPRAELRAAAMEAATRNVGPLRVQAVLRLILSSPDYQLT; translated from the coding sequence ATGCCTCGCAATCGTGTCCATGAAGCACAGCAGTCGGGATGGTCGTCACTAGCCGCCCGGCATCTCCTCGCGAGGACGGGATTTGGCTTCGATCTGAAGCACGAAGAGAAACTGGCTGCCTTATCACGAGAACAGGCAGTCGATCAGCTTCTGGAAGACGCTCAGAAGGCCCCTTGCCCTACGCCGCCCGAGTGGGTCAAAACACCGTGGGTGAACACAGAGCGGCGATATGCAGATACCACTGCCGAAGAATTTCGCGGCAAGCATGGTGCGACCAACGGTCGGTATGCCCGTGAGATTGCTGATCTGCGCCGCTGGTGGGTGAATGAGATGCTGACGTCTCTGGTACCACTGCGGGAGATGATGACACTCTTCTGGCACAGCCACTTTGCCTCGAGCATTGGCAAGGTTCTCATATCTCAAGCCATGTACGAGCAGAATGCGACTCAACGAAAGCATGCGTTGGGGAACTTTCGTCAGCTGCTGAGAGCCATGACGATTGATGGCGCCATGATGATTTATCTCGATCTGGAGGACAGCGAAAAAACACAGCCCAATGAGAATTACGCCCGCGAACTCTTTGAACTCTTTGCTCTCGGGCACGGTCATTACACTCAGGCCGATATTCGCGAGGCGGCTCGTGCACTCTCAGGGTGGCAGCTGAATGCTCCACCTGGCACAACCTTACCCCAGAGACCAACCAACCCAGCGGATAATCGACGCTTTACGCGCGATGGTATTGTCGCAGAACTGGTGGTCGAGCGGCACGATTCGGGCACTAAAACAATCTTTGGAAAAACAGGCACATTCGGTCTCGATGAAGTGATCGAACTCACAGTCAATCACCCGGCTTGCGGATTATTTCTTGCTGAAAAACTGGCCAGCTACTTTGGTCTGAGTGATGAAACCGGTCGAGTCCAACAGCAGATGGCCGAGGTGTTCCGATCAACCGGTGGTGAGATCGCACCGATGCTGCGCGTGCTGTTCACTGCTGACGAGTTTTACACCGATGGGTCCAGAAATCGTCTCATCAAGAGTCCGGTCGTGCTCTGGGTGAGCACCTGTCGTCAATTGCAACTCGACACAACCTATACGCGAGGAGTCAACAAATATCTGGCAGCCCTGGGTCAGGAACTCTTTGAGCCACCCAATGTGAAAGGCTGGCCAGGTGGTGAAACATGGATCAGCGCTGGAACTCTGGCACTGAGATACCACCTCACGGATATTGTTCTGGAATCGAAAGAGCCTCCAGGAATGGACCCCATGGGGCGGGATCGCGGTCGGCCGGTCATGCTTCCCAAAGATCCTGCGGAGCGAGCCAGATTTCTTGCTCGTATGGGAGGAGGAATGTCTGAGGGTGAAGGGATGATGGCACCTCGTCGCGGCGAACGGGAAACCGGCCCCGCTTACGAAGTCAAATTCTCGCCAGACAAACTCTTTCCTGCCGGTCTCCCGGACTCGTCTGCCGATCTGGCTGACCAACTGCTGAATCGATTGCTGGTGGATTTACCACGGGCAGAACTTCGGGCAGCTGCCATGGAGGCGGCGACACGAAACGTGGGACCTTTGCGGGTTCAGGCAGTCCTGCGGCTGATCCTCAGTTCGCCCGATTACCAGCTCACATGA
- a CDS encoding DUF1559 domain-containing protein, giving the protein MNIQKRHGFTLIELLVVIAIIAILIALLLPAVQQAREAARRTQCRNNLKQLGLALHNYESTFTVFPTGGNSSSYSVQARILPYIDQGNVQNLINFSVPPQIGSGPSSTVNPALATVFPNVVPVFLCPSDPAPTQYRFASGANTYTYGGNNYMVSTGSGTGTFYDDRFPTDGIFWFNSSVRFRDITDGTSNTVFMSETIRADGSPDSTSEPFPYRKLLAGTSGASSSGAPATGGYMGSGSGWQTGLISNPDLAPVIPGKTWKGGTDGSGRGLSWVRSLSTYVTTNGYNRPNSNIPDVQVHGVGFYGPRSLHTGGAHVLIGDGTVRFLSENIDITLHRALHSRNGNEVVSEF; this is encoded by the coding sequence ATGAACATCCAGAAACGACATGGTTTCACTTTGATTGAACTGCTGGTAGTGATCGCCATTATTGCAATATTAATTGCATTGCTTTTACCAGCCGTGCAGCAGGCCAGAGAGGCCGCCAGGCGAACTCAATGCCGAAATAATCTCAAGCAACTGGGTCTGGCTCTCCATAATTACGAGAGCACTTTCACGGTCTTTCCCACAGGTGGAAACAGTTCGAGTTACTCGGTCCAGGCTCGAATTCTCCCCTATATCGATCAGGGCAATGTGCAGAATCTGATCAACTTCAGCGTGCCTCCACAGATTGGCTCCGGCCCCAGTTCGACAGTCAATCCGGCACTTGCGACAGTTTTCCCGAACGTGGTGCCCGTTTTCCTTTGCCCCAGCGATCCTGCTCCCACGCAATATCGATTCGCTTCCGGAGCCAACACTTATACCTACGGCGGCAACAACTACATGGTCAGCACCGGCAGCGGGACCGGCACCTTCTACGACGACCGCTTTCCCACAGATGGAATCTTCTGGTTTAACTCGAGTGTCCGCTTCCGGGACATCACTGACGGGACTTCCAATACCGTTTTCATGAGTGAAACCATTCGCGCCGATGGAAGCCCTGACAGCACGAGTGAACCATTTCCTTACCGCAAGCTGCTGGCTGGAACTTCCGGTGCCTCGAGCAGTGGAGCTCCCGCCACGGGCGGCTACATGGGTTCTGGAAGTGGCTGGCAAACAGGCCTCATCAGCAATCCCGATCTCGCTCCCGTCATTCCCGGAAAGACCTGGAAAGGTGGAACGGATGGCTCAGGACGCGGCCTCTCCTGGGTTCGTTCACTCAGCACTTACGTCACCACCAACGGTTATAACCGACCCAACAGCAACATCCCCGATGTTCAAGTTCACGGCGTCGGCTTCTATGGCCCTCGCAGTCTCCACACAGGTGGCGCTCACGTATTGATCGGCGACGGAACCGTTCGCTTCCTCTCTGAGAACATCGATATCACACTCCACCGCGCACTTCACAGTCGCAACGGCAACGAAGTCGTCTCCGAATTCTAA
- a CDS encoding outer membrane protein assembly factor BamB family protein, whose product MNRWYLQVCGWITAGLSLWGTSQATEVWPGFRGRGDSHMDGGQLPWSWEARGQVQGNWSIRLKGYGQSSPVVWKNVVYVTSISGEMKEHLHLFAFHLADGALLWEKEFSATQKVKDSDTVSRGAPTPVVDDGHVYAMFESGDLFALDHSGNLKWERSIVKDYGEFKGPHGYASSPLLVNDLCVIQVAHSGPSYILALDRKSGQNRWKVDHPSQTGWSSPAVYDKDGQSQILISTAGSVRSLNPENGATLWMSEEIQGNSTASPTVVGDLVVIGAATERGGGGGRRTGTTPPGVTPSAPTSSSPVQTSQGEQPQDATSKPPGPSGNESAGSPSSSERPQSPPSSKPTGSGVFRLHDLSADQTRLVWKSDKVSSGYASPVVVGDFVYFVNRVGVVTCARLSDGAIQWQHRLPGEVWASPIANNGHVTFFGKFGFVVTLKSGPQIEEIGESNISTTEVVYGVAAVDNSWIVRTGRGLIRISDPSNTKPSSPAN is encoded by the coding sequence ATGAATCGATGGTACTTGCAGGTTTGTGGTTGGATCACGGCTGGTCTGTCTCTTTGGGGCACATCTCAGGCGACAGAAGTATGGCCTGGCTTTCGAGGCCGGGGAGACAGCCATATGGATGGTGGCCAACTCCCATGGTCCTGGGAAGCGCGAGGTCAAGTTCAAGGGAACTGGTCGATCCGACTCAAAGGCTATGGGCAATCCAGCCCTGTCGTCTGGAAAAATGTCGTCTATGTGACATCCATCTCGGGAGAGATGAAGGAGCACCTGCACCTTTTCGCGTTTCATCTTGCTGACGGTGCCCTTCTTTGGGAGAAGGAGTTTTCCGCCACTCAGAAGGTCAAGGACAGCGACACCGTTAGCCGGGGGGCTCCGACGCCAGTTGTAGATGATGGTCATGTTTATGCCATGTTTGAAAGTGGCGATCTCTTTGCACTCGACCACTCAGGAAATCTGAAGTGGGAGCGATCTATTGTCAAAGACTATGGTGAGTTCAAGGGCCCGCATGGCTATGCCAGTTCACCGCTGCTGGTGAACGACCTGTGTGTCATTCAAGTGGCGCATTCAGGCCCTTCTTACATTCTGGCTCTGGATCGAAAGTCAGGCCAGAACCGCTGGAAGGTTGATCATCCGTCACAAACAGGGTGGAGTTCGCCGGCAGTTTACGACAAGGATGGCCAGTCTCAGATCCTGATTTCGACTGCCGGGAGTGTCCGCTCTTTGAATCCTGAGAATGGGGCCACACTTTGGATGAGTGAAGAGATCCAGGGCAACTCCACAGCATCTCCCACAGTGGTCGGAGATCTCGTCGTGATTGGTGCCGCAACAGAGCGGGGTGGTGGGGGCGGACGACGCACTGGGACAACCCCACCTGGCGTCACTCCATCTGCTCCGACTTCAAGTTCACCTGTTCAGACTTCTCAGGGTGAACAGCCTCAGGACGCAACATCAAAACCTCCGGGTCCTTCAGGAAATGAATCGGCGGGTTCGCCATCCAGCAGTGAGCGTCCGCAGAGTCCACCCTCCAGCAAACCTACAGGAAGTGGCGTTTTTCGCCTGCATGATCTTTCGGCCGATCAGACTCGTCTGGTCTGGAAATCGGATAAGGTTTCTTCGGGCTATGCTTCACCCGTTGTTGTGGGAGATTTCGTCTACTTCGTGAATCGAGTGGGTGTCGTGACTTGTGCAAGACTCAGCGATGGAGCGATCCAGTGGCAACACAGGCTCCCCGGTGAAGTCTGGGCCTCTCCGATTGCCAATAATGGACACGTCACTTTCTTTGGAAAGTTTGGCTTTGTGGTCACGCTCAAAAGCGGGCCACAGATTGAAGAGATCGGCGAAAGCAATATCTCGACAACCGAGGTCGTTTATGGAGTTGCAGCCGTTGATAACAGTTGGATTGTTCGCACTGGTCGAGGATTGATTCGGATCAGTGACCCATCGAATACGAAGCCGAGTTCTCCAGCAAATTAA
- a CDS encoding RDD family protein, with the protein MSSSQILPETVPYSDPPPLGYRSEQGRKVYIGLMIAFAIVTVAGPFAIQFFEQFRMQRQFEKGFTIVRSFKPELSARWGDFLVVGTEDQYVGGVGGVGVRGSLVAFSLKDGSGVKLPMEANGEIARPLADSAALAVLANDQQVYLITIDALYRAEKIQGGISVERETQFDMAASGPGEVQSDAILIRGRPVCRSSTSILLLEGKPTLLLGLRRIDGGLDSRGIGLNLPEFMTPANEPSTGNGEEPVIVAPPGEDLVVSTNNLHVKTASLGTKVYLIVTEGGKTVYRSMEADEFLRPNEPVDDLAPKPQPATNDPADWETLDFPADLLPLTILPSSNVTRLVMRDVNGQFYSVYERTAEGWSAEPRLVTRADLEVNADGEVFAVPGASDDTIVFITNDVAHGLRMHPLINGELQKPIKLAGWAAQPAVAYYLGIIQWNMIFGFSVLIFIGLVPTILMAMFRTNQLELSDQTVEMASILRRGIARTFDFMIFSIPPYALAGYYIYQMDWSAVIGTFQNGNMVEKELTQWAIWALVVGLGYFSYFLIVFLMYCWVEGTWGTTPGKFLCRIETLRTTLRPCGFFRSILRNAAILIDGFFNYVVGVMLIGLQYKWQRVGDLLADTVVVRTYRPQHNSDEI; encoded by the coding sequence ATGTCCAGTTCACAGATTTTGCCAGAGACTGTTCCTTATTCCGATCCACCACCTCTGGGCTATCGATCTGAACAGGGCCGTAAGGTCTACATTGGTCTCATGATTGCGTTTGCCATCGTGACGGTCGCTGGGCCGTTCGCGATTCAGTTCTTTGAGCAGTTCCGCATGCAGCGGCAATTCGAGAAGGGTTTTACGATTGTCCGTAGCTTCAAGCCCGAACTTTCTGCCCGGTGGGGAGATTTTCTGGTTGTGGGGACGGAAGACCAGTATGTCGGTGGTGTGGGTGGCGTGGGTGTTCGTGGCTCACTCGTCGCTTTTTCGCTCAAAGATGGTTCAGGCGTCAAACTCCCCATGGAAGCCAATGGAGAGATTGCGAGGCCACTTGCCGATAGTGCCGCTCTGGCGGTGCTCGCGAACGACCAGCAGGTGTACCTTATCACTATTGATGCACTGTATCGCGCGGAGAAAATTCAGGGCGGTATCTCGGTCGAGCGTGAAACGCAGTTTGACATGGCCGCCAGCGGCCCGGGAGAAGTGCAGTCGGATGCGATCCTGATTCGCGGCAGACCAGTCTGCAGAAGTTCGACCTCGATTTTATTGCTCGAAGGAAAACCGACTCTGCTGTTGGGATTACGGCGCATCGACGGTGGGCTCGACAGTCGTGGCATCGGCCTGAATCTACCGGAGTTCATGACTCCTGCTAATGAGCCATCGACAGGTAATGGAGAAGAACCCGTAATCGTCGCCCCGCCTGGGGAGGATCTGGTGGTCTCTACGAACAACCTCCACGTGAAGACTGCCTCACTGGGAACCAAAGTGTACCTGATTGTGACTGAGGGTGGGAAAACGGTTTATCGCTCGATGGAGGCTGATGAGTTTCTCAGACCAAACGAACCGGTGGATGATCTGGCGCCGAAACCACAGCCTGCCACAAATGACCCTGCCGACTGGGAGACACTTGATTTTCCAGCCGATTTGCTACCACTCACGATTCTGCCGTCGTCCAATGTCACGCGGCTGGTGATGCGGGATGTGAATGGCCAGTTCTATTCGGTCTACGAACGGACTGCTGAGGGTTGGTCTGCCGAGCCGAGGCTGGTCACCCGTGCGGATCTGGAAGTGAATGCCGATGGTGAAGTCTTTGCAGTACCGGGCGCCAGCGATGACACGATCGTCTTCATTACAAATGATGTGGCCCACGGGCTGCGGATGCATCCGCTGATCAATGGAGAATTGCAGAAACCGATCAAGCTGGCCGGCTGGGCCGCACAGCCGGCAGTGGCCTATTACCTGGGCATTATTCAGTGGAACATGATCTTTGGCTTCTCTGTGCTGATTTTCATTGGCCTGGTGCCCACCATTCTCATGGCCATGTTCCGTACAAATCAGTTGGAGCTTTCGGACCAGACAGTGGAAATGGCTTCGATTCTTCGCCGAGGAATTGCCCGCACCTTCGACTTTATGATCTTCTCCATCCCGCCTTATGCACTGGCCGGTTACTACATTTATCAGATGGACTGGTCGGCAGTGATCGGGACTTTCCAGAATGGGAACATGGTTGAGAAAGAGTTGACTCAATGGGCCATCTGGGCCTTAGTGGTGGGTCTGGGCTACTTCAGCTATTTCCTGATTGTGTTTCTGATGTACTGCTGGGTCGAAGGGACGTGGGGGACGACTCCCGGAAAGTTTCTGTGCCGGATCGAGACCTTGAGAACGACACTCAGGCCTTGTGGATTCTTTCGCTCGATCTTGCGAAATGCGGCCATTCTCATCGATGGTTTTTTCAACTACGTCGTGGGAGTCATGCTGATTGGCCTGCAGTACAAATGGCAAAGAGTCGGCGACCTGCTCGCTGATACCGTGGTGGTACGCACCTATCGACCCCAGCACAATTCTGACGAAATTTGA